The proteins below are encoded in one region of Stigmatopora argus isolate UIUO_Sarg chromosome 2, RoL_Sarg_1.0, whole genome shotgun sequence:
- the arpp19a gene encoding cAMP-regulated phosphoprotein 19a: MSDGNDDTPTSEETLVEDQEVPDKMTNPEKAEEAKLKSRYPNLGNKPGGSDLLRKRLQKGQKYFDSGDYNMAKAKIKNKQLPTTAAPEKTEITGDHIPTPQDLPQRKPSLVASKLAG; encoded by the exons ATGTCGGACGGTAACGACGACACCCCCACGTCCGAGGAGACGCTGGTGGAAGATCAG GAGGTTCCGGATAAAATGACCAATCCAGAGAAAGCAGAGGAGGCCAAACTGAAATCCAGATACCCAAACTTGGGAAATAAACCAGGCGGTTCCGATCTGCTTCGTAAACGTCTtcagaaaggg CAAAAATACTTTGATTCGGGCGACTACAACATGGCCAAAGCCAAGATAAAGAACAAGCAGCTGCCGACGACGGCGGCGCCCGAGAAGACGGAGATCACGGGGGACCACATCCCCACCCCGCAGGACCTACCCCAGAGGAAACCCTCCCTGGTGGCCAGTAAACTAGCCGGCTGA